A genomic region of Balearica regulorum gibbericeps isolate bBalReg1 chromosome 8, bBalReg1.pri, whole genome shotgun sequence contains the following coding sequences:
- the MRPS14 gene encoding small ribosomal subunit protein uS14m yields MAASALGWVLRTARQVLPLSCTRQVRSYYVDWRMLRDVKRRKLAYEYADERLRINAIRKNSILPKELQEVADKEIADLPRDSCPVRIRNRCILTSRPRGVKRRWRLSRIVFRHFADHAQMSGIQRAMW; encoded by the exons ATGGCGGCCTCCGcgctgggctgggtgctgcggACCGCTCGGCAG gtTCTCCCCTTATCCTGCACAAGGCAAGTGCGGAGCTACTATGTGGACTGGAGGATGCTGCGGGATGTCAAGAGAAGGAAACTGGCGTACGAGTACGCAGATGAGAGGCTGCGGATCAACGCCATCCGGAAGAACAGCATCCTTCCCAAGGAGCTACAG GAAGTGGCTGATAAAGAGATTGCAGACTTGCCCCGGGATAGCTGCCCTGTGAGGATCCGAAATAGGTGCATCCTGACATCCCGCCCTCGGGGGGTGAAGCGGCGTTGGAGGCTCAGCAGAATCGTTTTCCGCCATTTTGCTGACCATGCTCAGATGTCCGGGATACAGAGAGCTATGTGGTAG
- the CACYBP gene encoding calcyclin-binding protein, whose protein sequence is MAAAREELQKDLEEVKELLTKATRKRLRDVLMAEKHKLELEIKNQPPPKPKDAAEEEKSSLGGYTVKINNYGWDQSDKFIKIYISLNGVQKLPAENVQVNFTERSFDLLVKNLNGKNYTMTFNNLLKPISVEGSSKKIKTDMVLVMCRKKREEKWECLTQVEKESKEKEKAAYDTSDPSEGLMNLLKKMYAEGDDEMKRTINKAWVESREKQSKGDIPMDI, encoded by the exons ATGGCCGCAGCGCGCGAGGAG TTACAGAAAGATTTGGAAGAGGTTAAAGAGTTGCTTACGAAAGCTACAAGGAAGCGACTCCGTGATGTCCTGATGGCAGAGAAACACAAGCTAGAGCTAGAAATCAAGAACCAGCCTCCACCGAAGCCAAAAgatgcagcagaggaagaaaagtcgTCACTGGGAGGGTACACCGTGAAAATAAACAATTATG GTTGGGATCAGTCAGATAAGTTTATTAAGATTTACATCTCTTTAAATGGAGTCCAGAAACTTCCAGCTGAGAATGTGCAGGTGAATTTCACAGAGAG GTCGTTTGATCTGCTGGTGAAGAATCTGAATGGGAAGAACTACACCATGACCTTCAACAACCTCCTGAAACCCATCTCTGTGGAAGGCAGCTCCAAAAAG ATAAAGACAGACATGGTCCTTGTGATGTGTAGGAAGAAGCGGGAGGAAAAATGGGAATGTCTCACtcaagtggaaaaagaaagcaaagagaagga GAAGGCTGCCTACGACACCTCAGATCCTAGTGAAGGGCTTAtgaaccttttaaaaaagatgtatGCAGAAGGGGATGATGAAATGAAGCGCACCATCAACAAGGCCTGGgttgaaagcagagaaaagcaatcCAAAGGGGACATACCAATGGATATTTGA
- the RABGAP1L gene encoding rab GTPase-activating protein 1-like isoform X9 — protein sequence MRESQLQQEDPMDRYKRENRRLQEASMRLEQENDDLAHELVTSKIALRNDLDQAEDKADVLNKELLLTKQKLVETEEEKRKQEEETAQLKEVFRKQLEKAESEIKKTTAIIAEYKQICSQLSTRLEKQQAASKDELEVVKGKVMACKHCSEIFSKEGALKLPAVSTENKGIETDDEKDALKKQLREMELELAQTKLQLVEAKCKIQELEHQRGALMNEIQAAKNSWFSKTLNSIKTATGTQPPQQPQPPLPPKEGST from the exons aggGAGAACCGCAGGCTCCAAGAAGCAAGCATgcggctggagcaggagaacgATGACCTTGCCCATGAGCTTGTAACAAGCAAAATTGCCTTACGGAACGACCTGGACCAG GCTGAAGACAAAGCAGATGTTTTGAACAAGGAACTTCTCCTGACCAAACAGAAGCTAGTGGAGACTGAGGAAGAGAAGCGGAAGCAGGAAGAGGAAACTGCTCAG CTGAAGGAAGTCTTCAGGAAGCAACTAGAGAAGGCAGAATCTGAGATTAAGAAAACCACAGCCATTATTGCAGAGTATAAACAG ATCTGTTCCCAGCTGAGTACCAGGCTGGAAAAACAACAAGCAGCCAGTAAAGATGAACTGGAAGTTGTGAAG GGTAAAGTGATGGCCTGCAAACACTGCAGTGAGATTTTCAGTAAGGAAGGGGCACTGAAGCTGCCTGCTGTAAGCACAGAGAATAAAGGCATAGAAACAGATGATGAGAAGGATGCActgaagaagcagctgagagAGATGGAGCTGGAACTTGCACAGACTAAACTGCAGCTTGTGGAAGCCAAGTGCAAAATTCAG GAGCTGGAGCACCAGAGAGGAGCCCTTATGAATGAAATCCAAGCTGCCAAAAACTCTTGGTTTAGCAAAACCCTGAACTCTATCAAAACGGCCACAGGCACACAGCCACCGCAGCAGCCTCAGCCACCCCTGCCTCCCAAAGAGGGCAGTACATAG
- the RABGAP1L gene encoding rab GTPase-activating protein 1-like isoform X10 — MVESSIWSVTLQERENRRLQEASMRLEQENDDLAHELVTSKIALRNDLDQAEDKADVLNKELLLTKQKLVETEEEKRKQEEETAQLKEVFRKQLEKAESEIKKTTAIIAEYKQICSQLSTRLEKQQAASKDELEVVKGKVMACKHCSEIFSKEGALKLPAVSTENKGIETDDEKDALKKQLREMELELAQTKLQLVEAKCKIQELEHQRGALMNEIQAAKNSWFSKTLNSIKTATGTQPPQQPQPPLPPKEGST; from the exons ATGGTTGAAAGCAGTATTTGGTCTGTGACTTTACAGGAG aggGAGAACCGCAGGCTCCAAGAAGCAAGCATgcggctggagcaggagaacgATGACCTTGCCCATGAGCTTGTAACAAGCAAAATTGCCTTACGGAACGACCTGGACCAG GCTGAAGACAAAGCAGATGTTTTGAACAAGGAACTTCTCCTGACCAAACAGAAGCTAGTGGAGACTGAGGAAGAGAAGCGGAAGCAGGAAGAGGAAACTGCTCAG CTGAAGGAAGTCTTCAGGAAGCAACTAGAGAAGGCAGAATCTGAGATTAAGAAAACCACAGCCATTATTGCAGAGTATAAACAG ATCTGTTCCCAGCTGAGTACCAGGCTGGAAAAACAACAAGCAGCCAGTAAAGATGAACTGGAAGTTGTGAAG GGTAAAGTGATGGCCTGCAAACACTGCAGTGAGATTTTCAGTAAGGAAGGGGCACTGAAGCTGCCTGCTGTAAGCACAGAGAATAAAGGCATAGAAACAGATGATGAGAAGGATGCActgaagaagcagctgagagAGATGGAGCTGGAACTTGCACAGACTAAACTGCAGCTTGTGGAAGCCAAGTGCAAAATTCAG GAGCTGGAGCACCAGAGAGGAGCCCTTATGAATGAAATCCAAGCTGCCAAAAACTCTTGGTTTAGCAAAACCCTGAACTCTATCAAAACGGCCACAGGCACACAGCCACCGCAGCAGCCTCAGCCACCCCTGCCTCCCAAAGAGGGCAGTACATAG